DNA from Fusobacterium perfoetens:
AATAAATGGAATAGATGTAAGAGAATATTCTTTAAAACAATATAGACAATATATTGGAATGGTACCTCAAGATACATTTTTATTTAGTGGAACAATAGCCGATAATATTGGCTTTGGAAAAGAAGGAGTATCGTTTGAAGAGATAGTGGAAGCTTCAAAAATGGCAAATGCTTATAATTTCATAAAAGATTTAGAAAAAGGATTTGATACAGAAGTTGGAGAAAGAGGAGTTTTACTTTCTGGTGGACAAAAACAAAGAATCGCTATAGCTAGGGCTTTAATTCAAAATCCAGCTATAATGATACTTGATGAGGCTACATCAGCTCTTGATACAGAATCAGAAAAACTTGTACAAGAGGCACTTGATAAATTAATGGTAGGAAGAACAACTTTTGTAATAGCTCATAGACTTTCAACAATAATTTCTGCTGACAAAATAGTTGTTATGGAAAAAGGAGAAGTTAAAGAGATAGGAAAACACGAAGAACTTCTTGCAAAAAATGGATTATACGCAAAATTATATAATATTCAATATAATAAATCAGAAAATTAGAGGGTGAAAAAATGAACGAAGTAATAAGAGAAGATGGAAGAAAAATAGATGAAACTAGAAAAGTAGAATGTATAAGAAATTATACAATCCACGCTGAAGGATCTGTACTTATGTCTTGTGGAAATACAAAAGTAATCTGTACAGCATCAGTTTCAGATAAAGTACCACCATTTTTGAGAAATACAGGAAAAGGTTGGATAACAGCTGAGTATTCAATGCTACCAAGAGCCACTGGAGAGAGAACTCAAAGAGAATCAGCTAAGGGAAAACTTTCTGGAAGAACAATGGAAATCCAAAGACTTATTGGTAGAGCTTTAAGAGCTTGTATAGATTTAGATAAAATTGGAGAAAGAACAATAACAATAGATTGTGATGTAATCCAAGCTGACGGAGGAACAAGAACTACTTCTATAACAGGTGGATATATTGCTCTTGCAATGGCAATAGAAAGAATGGTAAGAAACGGAGTTTTAGAAGAAAATCCAATAAAATCTAAAATAGCTGCTATAAGTGTTGGAATTGTTGGTGGAACACCTATGCTAGATTTAAAATATAGCGAAGATTCAGCAGCAGAAGTTGATATGAATGTAATTATGAATGACAGAGGAGAATTTGTAGAAGTTCAAGGAACAGGAGAAGAGGCTACTTATACAAGAGCGGAACTTAACACACTTCTTGACTTAGCTGAAAAAGGAATAAATGACCTTTTTGAAATTCAAAATAAAAATTTAGAAGAGGAATTTTCTAAATAGGTGAGGTAAAAAAATGAAAATATTTTTAGCAACAGGAAACAAAAATAAAATAGAAGAGATTAAAAAAATCTTTTCAATGGAAAATATAGAAATTCTTTCAATAAAAGATGGAATAGAGATTCCAGAAGTTGTGGAAGATGGAACAACTTTTGAAGAAAATTCAAAGAAAAAAGCATTAGAGATTGCAAAATTTACTAATATGGTAACAATAGCTGATGACTCTGGAATATGTGTTGATGCTTTAGGTGGAGCTCCTGGAGTTTACTCTGCAAGATATTCTGGAGAAAATGCTACTGATGAAAAAAATAATAAAAAACTTATAGAAAATTTAAAAGGTATCGAAGATAGAAGAGCAAAATTCGTATGTGTAATAACTCTTGCTAAACCTACTGGTGAAACATATAGTTATTATGGAGAGGTTTGTGGAGAAATAATAGACGAACCTCGTGGAGAATATGGATTTGGTTATGATCCGCATTTCTATATGAAAGAATATGGAAAAACAACAGCAGAGATGAAAGATTTTAAAAATCAGATAAGCCATAGAGCAAAAGCTTTAGCAGAGCTAAAGAAAAATCTAGATGAGATATTAAAATAAGCTAGCTAGTAAGTTAGCTTTTTTTATAGTGGGAGGGAAAAATGATTCCAAGAGAGATTGTAAAAGAACTTGATAAATATATAGTTTCTCAAGATGAAGCTAAGAAAAATTTGGCTATCTCTTTAAGAAATAGATATAGAAGACAAAATATAAAAGATGAAAATATGAGAAAAGAGATAACTCCTAAAAATATAATTCTTATGGGCTCAACAGGAGTTGGAAAAACAGAACTTGCAAGACGTCTTGCAAAAATAACTAACTCTCCATTTTTAAAAGTAGAGGCTACTAAATATACTGAAGTTGGTTATGTAGGAAAAGATGTAGAAAGCATTATAAAAGATATAGTGGCTCTTACAGTAAAAAGAGTGAAATCAGAAGAAACAGAAAAGTTGAGAGAAAAATATTATGATTTGGCTGTTGAAAAAGTAGCAAAACTTATAAACAATCTTGATACTTTAGATGATGAATTTAAAAATAATCTTGTAGAACATATAAAATCAGGAAAATTTGACGATGCAATTGTTGAGATGGATAAAAGTCAATATGAACAAAGAGGTCCTATAATAGAAATTATGGGATATTCTGAGGGAAATGATATAGAAAATGTTTTACAAAATGTTATGAGTCTTGGAGAAAATAAAAAGCCTAAAAAATCTAAGGTAAAAGTAAAAGATGCTATCACTATGATAATTAATAAAGAGATTGAAAATAATCTTGATAATGAAGCGATAGGAATGGAAGCTATA
Protein-coding regions in this window:
- the rph gene encoding ribonuclease PH, producing the protein MNEVIREDGRKIDETRKVECIRNYTIHAEGSVLMSCGNTKVICTASVSDKVPPFLRNTGKGWITAEYSMLPRATGERTQRESAKGKLSGRTMEIQRLIGRALRACIDLDKIGERTITIDCDVIQADGGTRTTSITGGYIALAMAIERMVRNGVLEENPIKSKIAAISVGIVGGTPMLDLKYSEDSAAEVDMNVIMNDRGEFVEVQGTGEEATYTRAELNTLLDLAEKGINDLFEIQNKNLEEEFSK
- a CDS encoding XTP/dITP diphosphatase, which translates into the protein MKIFLATGNKNKIEEIKKIFSMENIEILSIKDGIEIPEVVEDGTTFEENSKKKALEIAKFTNMVTIADDSGICVDALGGAPGVYSARYSGENATDEKNNKKLIENLKGIEDRRAKFVCVITLAKPTGETYSYYGEVCGEIIDEPRGEYGFGYDPHFYMKEYGKTTAEMKDFKNQISHRAKALAELKKNLDEILK
- the hslU gene encoding ATP-dependent protease ATPase subunit HslU; protein product: MIPREIVKELDKYIVSQDEAKKNLAISLRNRYRRQNIKDENMRKEITPKNIILMGSTGVGKTELARRLAKITNSPFLKVEATKYTEVGYVGKDVESIIKDIVALTVKRVKSEETEKLREKYYDLAVEKVAKLINNLDTLDDEFKNNLVEHIKSGKFDDAIVEMDKSQYEQRGPIIEIMGYSEGNDIENVLQNVMSLGENKKPKKSKVKVKDAITMIINKEIENNLDNEAIGMEAIKRVEENGIIFIDEIDKIAATNNAGRGEVSRQGVQRDILPIIEGTTVMTKFGAVRTEHILFIAAGAFSEASFSDLMPELQGRFPLVVEMEDLTQKDFVKILTDIDYNLIEQYKSLLAVDNVELNFSKTAIEKIAEYAYDQNCNVENIGARRLAGVIELILRDVMFEAPYEEKKKVNIDKKMVDKILKFDTEEENLDKYIL